A single region of the Roseivivax sp. THAF197b genome encodes:
- the glgC gene encoding glucose-1-phosphate adenylyltransferase has product MVDSATRLSQRSMAFVLAGGRGSRLKELTDRRVKPAVYFGGKTRIVDFALSNALNSGIRKMAIATQYKAHSLIRHCQRGWSFFRAERNEFLDILPASQRYDEQTWYRGTADAVAQNIDIVDSYDVDYVVILAGDHIYKMDYELMLRQHVETKADVTIGCLTVPRAEASAFGVMAVDDNDVITSFLEKPKDPPGTPDDPNVTLASMGIYVFNWAFLRDLLVRDMEDQNSSHDFGNDLIPEIVKNGKAQAHRFTDSCVRASSEANAYWRDVGTVDAFHKANLDLTNFAPELDLWDKDWPIWTYAEATPPAKFIHDEADRRGSAISSMVSGGCIISGSEIRESLLFTQVHTNSYSSLERAVVLPRVYVSRKAQLKNVVIDRGVHIPEGLVVGEDPEEDAKWFRVSEGGVTLITQRMLDARAAKLG; this is encoded by the coding sequence ATGGTCGATAGCGCAACACGGTTGTCGCAACGGTCGATGGCGTTCGTGCTCGCGGGCGGTCGTGGATCACGCCTGAAGGAACTCACGGACCGACGCGTCAAACCGGCCGTCTATTTCGGCGGCAAGACCCGGATCGTGGATTTCGCACTCTCGAACGCGCTCAATTCCGGCATCCGAAAGATGGCGATTGCCACGCAATACAAGGCCCACAGCCTCATCCGCCATTGCCAGCGCGGCTGGAGCTTCTTCCGGGCCGAACGCAACGAATTTCTCGATATCCTGCCCGCCTCGCAGCGCTACGACGAGCAGACCTGGTATCGCGGCACCGCCGATGCGGTCGCCCAGAATATCGACATCGTCGACAGCTATGATGTGGATTACGTGGTGATCCTCGCGGGCGATCATATCTACAAGATGGATTACGAGCTGATGCTGCGTCAGCACGTCGAGACGAAGGCCGACGTGACCATCGGCTGTCTGACCGTGCCCCGCGCGGAGGCCTCGGCCTTCGGCGTCATGGCCGTCGACGACAACGACGTGATCACCTCGTTTCTCGAAAAGCCCAAGGACCCGCCGGGCACACCGGACGACCCGAACGTGACGCTGGCCTCCATGGGCATCTACGTCTTCAACTGGGCCTTCCTGCGCGATCTTCTGGTACGCGACATGGAGGATCAGAATTCGAGCCACGATTTCGGCAACGATCTGATCCCGGAGATCGTGAAGAACGGCAAGGCGCAGGCACATCGCTTCACCGATAGCTGCGTGCGCGCATCCTCCGAGGCCAATGCCTATTGGCGCGACGTGGGCACCGTGGATGCCTTCCACAAGGCCAATCTGGATCTCACCAATTTCGCGCCCGAGCTTGACCTCTGGGACAAGGACTGGCCGATCTGGACCTATGCCGAGGCGACGCCGCCTGCGAAGTTCATCCATGACGAGGCCGACCGGCGTGGCTCCGCGATCTCGTCCATGGTGTCGGGTGGCTGCATCATCTCGGGCTCCGAGATCCGCGAGTCGCTGCTCTTCACGCAGGTGCACACCAATTCCTATTCCTCGCTCGAACGCGCGGTGGTGCTGCCGCGGGTCTATGTCTCGCGCAAGGCGCAGCTCAAGAACGTGGTAATCGACCGGGGCGTACATATTCCTGAAGGCCTTGTCGTCGGCGAAGACCCCGAGGAGGACGCCAAGTGGTTCCGCGTCTCCGAAGGCGGCGTCACGCTGATCACCCAGCGGATGCTCGATGCCCGGGCGGCGAAGCTGGGATGA
- the glgA gene encoding glycogen synthase GlgA — MKVLSVASECVPLVKTGGLADVAGALPGALAPMGVEMRTLIPAYRAVKAAMGDDTCHDLGPLFGGPARLIEGKLGETMLYALDAPHLFDRDGSPYLDANGQDWPDNPVRFAALSHAAAQLASRGIEGWMPDLVHLHDWQAGLTPVYLRQMGASDRVGTLVSIHNIAFQGMAPASMLSAMDLPQAEFTEQGFEFWGQISALKAALTGCDRIATVSPTYAEELLTPEFGMGMEGILTERRGDLSGILNGIDTDAWAPPYKTPRGKARHKKALRKEFGLPDWDGPLCVLISRLSHQKGLDVLLDALPALIDHGGQLALLGSGDPELEAVFRRAAEHPGVSVKIGYNEALSHRMMAGGDAILVPSRFEPCGLTQLYGLSHATLPLVARTGGLNDTVIDANSAALSAGVATGIQFHPVTASALAGAFARLHGLWRKPEIWTRMMKNAMAQDVGWQVSARAYATLYQEIVSTK; from the coding sequence ATGAAGGTCCTCTCGGTCGCCTCGGAATGCGTGCCGCTCGTGAAGACCGGCGGGCTTGCGGATGTGGCGGGCGCCCTGCCCGGCGCATTGGCGCCCATGGGCGTGGAGATGCGCACGCTGATCCCCGCCTATCGCGCGGTCAAGGCGGCCATGGGGGACGACACCTGTCACGATCTGGGCCCGCTATTCGGCGGCCCGGCCCGGCTCATCGAGGGCAAACTGGGTGAAACGATGCTCTATGCGCTCGATGCGCCGCATCTCTTTGATCGCGACGGCAGCCCGTATCTTGATGCGAACGGCCAGGACTGGCCCGACAATCCCGTGCGCTTTGCCGCCCTCTCCCATGCCGCGGCCCAACTCGCGAGCCGGGGCATCGAGGGATGGATGCCGGATCTCGTGCATCTGCACGATTGGCAGGCGGGGCTCACCCCGGTCTATCTGCGCCAGATGGGGGCGTCAGACCGCGTGGGCACGCTCGTCTCGATCCACAACATCGCCTTTCAAGGCATGGCGCCCGCCTCGATGCTGTCGGCCATGGATCTGCCGCAGGCGGAGTTCACCGAACAGGGGTTCGAATTCTGGGGCCAGATCTCGGCCCTGAAGGCCGCGCTCACGGGCTGCGACCGCATCGCCACGGTCAGCCCCACCTATGCCGAAGAGCTTCTGACGCCCGAATTCGGCATGGGGATGGAAGGCATCCTGACCGAACGAAGGGGCGATTTGTCGGGCATTCTCAACGGCATCGACACCGATGCATGGGCGCCGCCCTACAAGACCCCACGTGGCAAGGCCCGCCACAAGAAGGCGCTGCGGAAAGAGTTCGGCCTGCCCGATTGGGACGGCCCGCTTTGCGTCCTGATCTCGCGGCTCAGCCACCAGAAAGGGCTCGATGTTCTTCTGGATGCGCTGCCCGCACTGATCGATCATGGCGGCCAGTTGGCGCTCCTGGGGTCGGGCGATCCCGAGCTCGAGGCGGTCTTCCGGCGCGCGGCCGAACATCCCGGCGTATCCGTGAAGATCGGCTATAACGAGGCGCTGTCGCACCGCATGATGGCCGGTGGCGATGCGATCCTGGTGCCGTCGCGGTTCGAGCCATGCGGGCTCACCCAGCTTTACGGTCTCAGCCATGCCACGCTGCCGCTGGTCGCGCGCACGGGCGGGCTCAACGACACGGTGATCGATGCCAATTCCGCCGCCCTCAGCGCGGGCGTGGCCACGGGGATACAGTTTCATCCCGTGACGGCATCGGCATTGGCGGGCGCCTTTGCGCGCCTACATGGTCTTTGGCGCAAGCCTGAGATATGGACGCGCATGATGAAGAACGCGATGGCGCAGGACGTGGGATGGCAGGTCTCGGCCCGAGCCTATGCCACGCTTTACCAGGAAATCGTGTCGACCAAATGA
- the glgX gene encoding glycogen debranching protein GlgX, which translates to MTPIPAPAPGKAAPLGATFDGDGTNFAVFSQHATAMYVCLFSEDGETETTRIKLMERDGDVWHGYLPGVRPGQLYGLRADGPYAPEAGHRFNVNKLLIDPYAKRLTGHPEWDDALYGFTREHEDEDLSFDTRDSAPFMPRCVVEDPSFAWGETRHPDTPMEETIVYEAHLKGLTQEFPGAEPKGGALALASDAMIDYLTDLGITAVELLPVHAFINDRFLIDKDLTNYWGYQSIGFFAPDPRYLSEGGIKEMQHAVARLHAAGIEVWLDVVYNHTGEGDNTGPTLCFRGLDNAAYYRLTEDKRYYINDTGTGNTINIEHPMVMRMVMDSLRYWVETFHIDGFRFDLCATLGRTKDGFDPGAAFFDAARQDPVLAGVKLVAEPWDIGPGGYQVGAFPPPFSEWNDKYRDGVRRFWRGDAGMTPELAARITGSAQQFDHSGRPATASVNLITAHDGYTLADTVSFVERHNEDNGEDNRDGHGENYSDNFGVEGPTDDPDIQAARALRQRNMLATLMLSQGTPMLLAGDEFGNSQGGNNNAYCQDNPIGWLNWGDCDRDLHAFTRRLIAFRKAHPILRQKRFLHARERVVDGIPDLFWWRADGTEMQDADWENPDRALVCAEMRMASGTAPYAQREEALYLVFNAGDAGEITLPEPPEGAIWVCHIDTAHPDADPWVADGTAELHGPATLAFVLEEKPD; encoded by the coding sequence ATGACCCCGATCCCAGCGCCCGCACCGGGCAAAGCCGCGCCGCTCGGCGCCACTTTCGATGGCGACGGCACCAATTTCGCCGTCTTCTCCCAACACGCGACGGCCATGTATGTCTGCCTCTTTTCCGAGGACGGAGAGACGGAGACCACGCGCATCAAGCTCATGGAGCGGGACGGCGATGTCTGGCATGGCTACCTTCCGGGCGTGCGTCCGGGCCAGCTTTACGGGCTGCGCGCTGACGGGCCCTACGCGCCCGAGGCGGGCCATCGTTTCAACGTCAACAAGCTTCTGATCGACCCCTATGCCAAGCGGCTGACGGGCCATCCCGAATGGGACGATGCACTCTACGGCTTCACCCGCGAGCATGAGGACGAAGACCTGTCTTTCGACACCCGCGACAGCGCGCCCTTCATGCCGCGCTGCGTGGTCGAGGATCCGAGTTTCGCCTGGGGCGAGACGCGCCATCCCGACACGCCCATGGAAGAGACCATCGTCTACGAGGCGCATCTGAAGGGCCTGACGCAGGAATTCCCCGGCGCGGAGCCGAAGGGCGGTGCGCTCGCGCTCGCCTCCGATGCGATGATCGACTACCTCACGGATCTCGGCATCACGGCCGTCGAACTGCTGCCGGTGCACGCCTTCATCAACGACCGCTTCCTGATCGACAAGGATCTGACGAATTACTGGGGCTACCAGTCGATCGGCTTTTTCGCCCCCGATCCGCGCTACCTGTCGGAGGGTGGCATCAAGGAGATGCAGCACGCCGTGGCACGGTTGCACGCCGCGGGTATCGAGGTCTGGCTCGACGTGGTCTACAACCACACCGGCGAGGGCGACAATACCGGCCCGACCCTGTGCTTCCGCGGTCTCGACAACGCCGCCTATTACCGGCTGACCGAGGACAAGCGCTACTACATCAACGACACCGGCACCGGGAACACGATCAATATCGAGCATCCCATGGTGATGCGTATGGTGATGGACAGCTTGCGCTACTGGGTCGAGACCTTCCATATCGACGGCTTCCGCTTCGATCTCTGCGCCACGCTCGGGCGCACGAAGGACGGGTTCGATCCCGGCGCGGCCTTCTTCGATGCCGCACGCCAGGACCCGGTGCTCGCAGGCGTGAAGCTGGTGGCCGAGCCTTGGGATATCGGCCCGGGTGGCTATCAGGTCGGCGCTTTCCCTCCGCCCTTTTCGGAATGGAACGACAAGTACCGCGACGGTGTGCGGCGCTTCTGGCGCGGCGATGCGGGCATGACCCCGGAACTGGCTGCGCGGATCACCGGATCGGCCCAGCAATTCGATCATTCGGGCCGCCCCGCGACCGCGAGCGTAAACCTCATCACCGCCCATGACGGCTACACGCTGGCCGACACGGTCTCCTTCGTCGAGCGTCACAACGAAGACAACGGCGAGGACAATCGCGACGGGCATGGCGAGAATTATTCCGACAATTTCGGCGTCGAAGGCCCCACGGACGATCCCGATATCCAGGCCGCACGCGCGCTGCGCCAGCGCAACATGCTGGCCACGCTGATGCTGTCCCAGGGCACGCCGATGCTGCTGGCAGGCGACGAGTTCGGCAACAGCCAGGGCGGCAACAACAACGCCTATTGTCAGGACAATCCCATCGGCTGGCTCAATTGGGGCGATTGCGACCGCGACCTGCACGCCTTCACCCGCCGCCTCATCGCCTTCCGCAAGGCGCATCCGATCCTGCGGCAGAAGCGCTTCCTGCATGCGCGCGAACGGGTCGTGGATGGCATTCCCGATCTCTTCTGGTGGCGTGCGGACGGCACGGAGATGCAGGACGCCGATTGGGAAAACCCCGACCGCGCGCTGGTCTGCGCAGAGATGCGCATGGCAAGCGGAACCGCGCCCTACGCACAACGCGAAGAGGCGCTCTATCTGGTGTTCAATGCAGGCGATGCAGGCGAGATCACCCTGCCAGAGCCCCCCGAGGGCGCTATCTGGGTCTGCCACATCGACACCGCCCACCCCGATGCCGACCCATGGGTCGCAGACGGCACGGCAGAATTGCACGGTCCTGCGACACTTGCCTTCGTTCTGGAGGAAAAGCCCGACTGA